Proteins encoded together in one Corallococcus soli window:
- a CDS encoding alpha/beta fold hydrolase — protein sequence MTRLRVPGGEMAWWEEGTGTPVVLVHGTPSSSQEWRAVARRLTPSYRVLAPEHLGFGQSDRPGDWRTYTLPWHVENLRSWLEQLRLGRFHLVVHDFGGPIALPLALAAPEQVLSLTVIQSWLWDLKGPNVDNALMRWLYLSGNFSARMMVKLSWGRRVKLTRELHRSFLSQFPDRASRMGTWGFARSVVHEGPWLDAQGQSLGRLADLPTLLVWGKADALVKPQHLLRWKQELPRAKVLEFDDVGHFPQLEAPEELGTALQEHLASAASMGQPGKASSLESTLPG from the coding sequence ATGACGCGGCTGCGGGTTCCTGGCGGTGAGATGGCCTGGTGGGAAGAGGGCACGGGCACGCCCGTGGTGCTCGTGCATGGAACGCCGTCGTCCTCCCAGGAGTGGCGCGCGGTGGCCCGGCGGCTCACGCCGTCGTACCGCGTCCTGGCGCCGGAGCACCTCGGCTTTGGACAGAGCGACCGGCCCGGGGACTGGCGCACGTACACCCTGCCCTGGCACGTGGAGAACCTGCGGTCCTGGTTGGAGCAGCTGCGGCTCGGCCGCTTCCACCTCGTGGTGCACGACTTCGGCGGCCCCATCGCGCTGCCGCTCGCCCTCGCGGCCCCGGAGCAGGTGCTCAGCCTCACGGTGATTCAAAGCTGGCTCTGGGACCTGAAGGGCCCGAACGTCGACAACGCGCTGATGCGGTGGCTGTACCTCTCCGGGAACTTCTCCGCGCGGATGATGGTGAAGCTGTCCTGGGGACGCCGGGTGAAGCTGACGCGGGAGCTTCACCGCTCCTTCCTGTCCCAGTTCCCGGACAGGGCCTCGCGGATGGGCACTTGGGGCTTCGCGCGCTCCGTGGTTCACGAGGGGCCATGGCTGGATGCCCAGGGCCAGTCCCTGGGCCGGCTCGCGGACCTCCCGACCCTGCTCGTCTGGGGCAAGGCCGACGCGCTGGTCAAACCCCAGCACCTGCTCCGGTGGAAGCAGGAGCTTCCACGAGCGAAGGTGCTCGAGTTCGACGACGTGGGCCACTTCCCGCAGTTGGAGGCGCCGGAGGAGCTGGGCACCGCGCTGCAGGAACACCTGGCGTCCGCCGCCAGCATGGGGCAACCCGGCAAGGCCAGCTCACTGGAGTCCACCCTGCCCGGGTGA
- a CDS encoding TetR/AcrR family transcriptional regulator: MPRTADANSALREKTRERVLQAAVRLFSRHGFDGTSVRALAQEAGIAVGQLYAHFESKEAVLVTLMQSSLGDVSRTLDDADQEPTARGFVTVMLESAVTLVDAHRDFWRLGYGLRHQPEVLARLGLSLGHLMEQTHQRLEQALRQRGVREPHTEALLLFATVDGIAQQYVQHEGNYPIAAVIRAAASRWPATPPSRKRKTGTP; encoded by the coding sequence ATGCCTCGTACGGCGGATGCGAACTCAGCCCTCCGGGAGAAGACGCGGGAGCGCGTGCTCCAGGCCGCGGTCCGGCTCTTCTCCCGGCACGGCTTCGACGGGACCAGCGTGCGCGCCCTCGCCCAGGAGGCGGGCATCGCCGTGGGGCAGCTCTACGCGCACTTCGAATCGAAGGAGGCGGTGCTCGTCACGCTGATGCAGTCGTCACTGGGCGACGTGTCGCGCACGCTGGATGACGCCGACCAGGAGCCCACCGCCCGGGGCTTCGTCACCGTGATGCTCGAATCCGCCGTGACGCTCGTCGACGCGCACCGGGACTTCTGGCGGCTGGGCTACGGGCTGAGGCACCAGCCGGAGGTGCTCGCCCGGCTGGGACTTTCCCTGGGGCACCTGATGGAGCAGACCCACCAGCGGCTGGAGCAGGCGCTCCGGCAGCGCGGCGTGCGGGAGCCTCACACGGAGGCGCTGCTCCTGTTCGCCACCGTCGATGGCATTGCACAGCAGTACGTGCAGCACGAGGGCAACTACCCCATCGCCGCGGTGATTCGCGCGGCGGCGAGCCGGTGGCCGGCCACCCCACCTTCACGCAAGAGAAAGACAGGCACACCATGA
- a CDS encoding serine protease — protein MSVGRGVVVAVSLLGCGGGAELESINALDSVGQEIVGGIEARPGSHPWIVSLQSHGSHFCGGSIIRTGPSNESHLVLTAAHCIADASSGLTVVAGAHDLTRPMAGQVRVPVKLTVPHPAYDPDTTMNDVAVLVLESPIQFNPSIAGGCGQSPNMRPNLAPQLTPGATPVPVCLPTPGEQVPDNVMTTVAGWGLTREGGYEASSILRQVGVPTVSSRQLASMYAPHGIRINPQAMLGAGYAQGGKDACQADSGGPLVVMGAQGYTLQGITSFGIGCARPGLPGVYARVSNYIPWILQQIQLHPLH, from the coding sequence ATGAGCGTGGGACGTGGCGTTGTCGTCGCGGTGAGTCTGCTGGGCTGTGGTGGTGGTGCGGAGCTGGAGAGCATCAATGCCCTGGACAGCGTCGGCCAGGAGATCGTGGGAGGCATCGAGGCGCGTCCAGGCAGCCACCCCTGGATTGTCAGCCTTCAGAGTCATGGCAGCCACTTCTGTGGTGGCTCCATCATCAGGACAGGCCCCAGCAATGAGAGCCATCTCGTTCTCACGGCGGCCCATTGTATCGCGGACGCCTCTTCCGGCCTCACGGTGGTCGCAGGAGCGCATGACCTGACGCGGCCCATGGCCGGTCAGGTCCGCGTCCCCGTCAAGCTCACGGTCCCGCATCCGGCCTACGACCCTGACACGACGATGAACGACGTCGCCGTCCTCGTGCTCGAAAGCCCCATCCAGTTCAACCCCTCCATCGCCGGGGGGTGCGGACAATCCCCCAACATGCGCCCCAACCTGGCCCCCCAGCTCACGCCTGGCGCCACGCCAGTCCCTGTCTGCCTCCCGACCCCGGGGGAGCAGGTTCCAGACAACGTGATGACAACGGTCGCGGGGTGGGGCCTGACCAGGGAGGGGGGCTACGAGGCGTCCAGCATCTTGAGGCAGGTGGGAGTCCCCACCGTGAGCTCCCGGCAGTTGGCGAGCATGTACGCCCCTCACGGAATCCGCATCAACCCGCAGGCGATGCTCGGGGCCGGGTACGCGCAAGGCGGGAAGGACGCGTGTCAGGCTGACAGTGGAGGCCCCCTGGTCGTGATGGGGGCCCAGGGCTACACGCTCCAGGGAATCACGAGCTTTGGCATCGGCTGCGCGAGGCCGGGCCTGCCGGGTGTCTACGCCCGGGTCTCCAACTACATCCCGTGGATCCTCCAGCAGATTCAGCTCCACCCTTTACATTGA
- a CDS encoding MG2 domain-containing protein — MTFHVPRALHVLLTLGFTAPLVLLAPSVLAARATTRSLGGADRYLTHVTTDKPLYRPGEQVLARGLMLEALSRKPYAGSLQAQLEVRGPRGDVVTTTTVSTADAVWGYAWPIPAGQPGGEYTLRVTYPWTGAAPAERKFDVRAYRAPRLKSQIEFLRDGYGPGDTVTATLDVKRAEGGVPEGAKVTATALVDGATAAQVPCTVDGKGRCTVRFPLPAAMERGEGTLAFTIEDGGVVESAAKTIPILLQTLDLAVYPEGGDLVAGLASRIYFEARTPARKPADLVGRVVEVGSGKVVARVRSEHEGRGRFELTPQEGVRYALRIDAPSGIQKTFPLPEVKPRGAVIRVREDVVPAGKLVQLAVGLSGVGRATVTLSQREVRVASAVLGDSKGGPVTLDPGEADGVLVATVWDHDGRPVAERLVFRQPSKEVKVELKADRERYVPGGPVQLTARTTRDGKPVSALVMLTVTDDAVLELQEKRDQAPQLPVMVLLEPEVKELADSQLYLDAKHPKSKLAVDLLLGTQGWRRFALTDTQGFLARHGDAAMRVLAVRWPREPVQRPRPSTRAGGRGNAMKDGLAQPGLAREELLADDAVAGKGAVGGALPNLAKAAAPAPVPMALAPPAPEPMGLAAAAPVVVAEERLQEVEEEAPMMDKARRAKREMNFVDRRVLRGQAVYFREFAHTVRPNRKAGDRVDFAETLYWNAGVRTDARTGEARVSFAMSDSVTTFKAFAGAVGADGALGSAVAELESVQPFYAEPKLPLEVTSGDVVRLPVALVNGTEARLSGAGVKVEVKGDVKVTGSGTQDLASQARARQLFSLEIGQEAKPVDVKLTASAGEYTDVVTRTLSIKPRGFPGRVSFGGLLSAKGPAAHRVVLPQSVVPGSVRTSIAVYPGPLANMTESLARLIQEPSGCFEQTSSTTYPMTMAQQYFQTHTGVNPELVASAKEKLERGYQRLVGYETSEKGYEWFGQNPGHEALTAFGLLHFTDMRQVREVDTAMMERTREWLLQQRDGEGGFNRKRRALHVWVEDADTSNAYILWTLLESAGQPASQAKALSREVATLKAAAAKSPNSYVVALAANALALAGDTAESRTLMGRLASLQGKDGVVGGATQSIVGSSGETLAIETTALAALAWMREPSHAGNVERAMKFLAESSDGGRYGATQSTVLALRAIIAYDKTRASKLTPGLVRVYVEGRPVGEPVRFDGASQEALKLPDVSALLGAGERRVELRMEGGAELPYSVEVTYSALVPDSSKDTQVALEVALAKTDLTEGEPTEARVVMTNRTGQRLPTAVAIFGVPGGLEVRHDQLKELVKRQVVDAYEVLGRDVVLYWRGMEPHKRIDVPLSLVAAVPGTYTGPASRAYLYYADEHKTWSQGVKVSIAPKP; from the coding sequence ATGACCTTCCACGTCCCGCGTGCCCTGCACGTGCTCCTGACCCTGGGATTCACCGCCCCCCTCGTGCTGCTGGCGCCCAGCGTCCTCGCGGCCCGGGCCACCACCCGCTCCCTGGGCGGGGCGGACCGGTACCTGACCCACGTCACCACCGACAAGCCGCTCTACCGCCCCGGGGAGCAGGTGCTGGCGCGGGGGCTGATGCTGGAGGCCCTGAGCCGCAAGCCGTATGCGGGCTCGCTCCAGGCGCAGCTGGAGGTGCGGGGGCCCAGAGGGGACGTCGTCACCACCACCACGGTGTCCACGGCGGACGCGGTCTGGGGATACGCCTGGCCCATTCCGGCCGGTCAGCCCGGCGGCGAGTACACCCTGCGCGTCACCTATCCGTGGACGGGCGCGGCCCCCGCGGAGCGGAAGTTCGACGTGCGCGCCTACCGGGCCCCCCGGCTCAAGTCCCAGATCGAGTTCCTCCGGGACGGCTACGGGCCGGGTGACACCGTCACCGCCACGCTGGACGTGAAGCGCGCGGAGGGCGGCGTGCCCGAGGGCGCGAAGGTGACGGCCACCGCGCTCGTCGACGGCGCCACAGCGGCCCAGGTGCCGTGCACGGTGGACGGCAAGGGGCGCTGCACGGTGCGCTTCCCGCTCCCGGCGGCGATGGAGCGCGGTGAGGGCACGCTGGCCTTCACCATCGAGGACGGCGGCGTGGTGGAGTCCGCGGCGAAGACGATTCCCATCCTCCTCCAGACGCTGGACCTGGCCGTGTACCCGGAGGGAGGCGACCTGGTGGCGGGGCTCGCCTCGCGCATCTACTTCGAGGCGCGCACGCCCGCGCGCAAGCCGGCGGACCTGGTGGGCCGCGTGGTGGAGGTGGGCTCCGGCAAGGTGGTAGCCCGCGTGCGCTCGGAGCACGAGGGCCGTGGCCGCTTCGAGCTGACCCCGCAGGAGGGGGTGCGGTACGCGCTGCGCATCGACGCGCCTTCGGGCATCCAGAAGACCTTCCCGCTGCCGGAGGTGAAGCCGAGGGGCGCCGTCATCCGCGTGCGCGAGGACGTGGTGCCCGCCGGCAAGCTGGTGCAGCTCGCCGTGGGCCTGTCCGGCGTGGGCCGCGCGACGGTGACGCTGAGCCAGCGCGAGGTGCGCGTCGCCTCGGCGGTGCTCGGGGACTCCAAGGGCGGGCCGGTGACGCTGGATCCGGGCGAGGCGGACGGCGTGCTCGTCGCCACCGTGTGGGACCACGACGGGCGGCCCGTCGCGGAGCGGCTGGTGTTCCGCCAGCCCTCCAAGGAGGTGAAGGTGGAGCTGAAGGCGGACCGCGAGCGCTACGTCCCCGGCGGCCCGGTGCAGCTCACGGCCCGGACCACGCGCGATGGCAAGCCCGTCTCCGCGCTGGTGATGCTCACCGTCACGGATGACGCGGTGCTGGAGCTCCAGGAGAAGCGCGACCAGGCGCCGCAGCTGCCGGTCATGGTGCTGCTGGAGCCCGAGGTGAAGGAGCTGGCCGACTCCCAGCTCTACCTGGACGCGAAGCATCCGAAGTCGAAGCTGGCGGTGGACCTGCTGCTGGGGACGCAGGGCTGGCGGCGCTTCGCGCTGACTGACACGCAGGGCTTCCTCGCCCGGCATGGTGACGCGGCGATGCGCGTGCTCGCGGTGCGCTGGCCACGCGAGCCCGTCCAGAGGCCCCGGCCGTCCACCCGCGCGGGCGGACGAGGCAACGCCATGAAGGATGGGCTCGCGCAGCCTGGGCTGGCGCGGGAAGAGCTGCTCGCAGACGACGCGGTCGCCGGCAAGGGGGCCGTGGGAGGTGCGCTCCCCAACCTTGCCAAGGCCGCCGCCCCGGCTCCGGTCCCCATGGCCCTGGCGCCCCCGGCTCCGGAGCCCATGGGCTTGGCGGCCGCGGCCCCGGTGGTCGTGGCCGAGGAGCGCTTGCAGGAGGTGGAGGAAGAAGCGCCGATGATGGACAAGGCCCGGCGCGCGAAGCGGGAGATGAACTTCGTTGACCGGCGTGTCCTCAGGGGACAGGCGGTCTACTTCCGTGAGTTCGCGCACACGGTGAGGCCGAACCGCAAGGCGGGAGACCGGGTCGACTTCGCGGAGACGCTCTACTGGAACGCCGGGGTGCGCACGGATGCCCGCACCGGCGAGGCGCGGGTGTCCTTCGCGATGAGCGACTCGGTCACGACGTTCAAGGCGTTCGCGGGGGCGGTGGGCGCGGACGGCGCGCTCGGCTCGGCGGTGGCGGAGCTGGAGTCGGTGCAGCCGTTCTACGCGGAGCCCAAGCTGCCCCTGGAGGTGACGTCGGGAGACGTGGTGCGGCTGCCGGTGGCGCTGGTGAACGGGACGGAGGCGCGGCTTTCGGGCGCGGGGGTGAAGGTGGAGGTGAAGGGGGACGTGAAGGTGACGGGCAGCGGCACGCAGGACCTGGCCTCGCAGGCGCGGGCCCGGCAACTGTTCTCGCTGGAGATTGGCCAGGAGGCGAAGCCGGTGGACGTGAAGCTCACGGCGAGCGCTGGCGAATACACGGACGTCGTCACCCGCACGCTGTCCATCAAGCCCCGGGGCTTCCCGGGCCGCGTGTCCTTCGGCGGGCTGCTGTCCGCGAAGGGGCCGGCGGCGCACCGGGTGGTGCTCCCCCAGAGCGTGGTGCCCGGCAGCGTGCGGACGTCCATCGCCGTGTACCCGGGCCCGCTGGCCAACATGACCGAGTCGCTGGCCCGCCTCATCCAGGAGCCCTCCGGCTGCTTCGAGCAGACCAGCTCCACGACGTACCCCATGACGATGGCGCAGCAGTACTTCCAGACGCACACCGGCGTGAACCCGGAGCTGGTGGCGAGCGCGAAGGAGAAGCTGGAGCGGGGCTACCAGCGGCTGGTGGGCTACGAGACGTCCGAGAAGGGCTACGAGTGGTTCGGACAGAACCCGGGCCATGAGGCGCTGACCGCGTTCGGCCTGCTGCACTTCACGGACATGCGCCAGGTGCGCGAGGTGGACACCGCGATGATGGAGCGCACGCGGGAGTGGCTCCTCCAGCAGCGGGACGGAGAGGGCGGCTTCAACCGCAAGCGCCGCGCGCTGCACGTATGGGTGGAGGACGCGGACACGTCGAACGCATACATCCTCTGGACGCTGCTGGAGAGCGCGGGCCAGCCGGCCTCCCAGGCGAAGGCGCTGTCGCGCGAGGTGGCCACGCTGAAGGCCGCGGCGGCGAAGAGCCCCAACAGCTACGTGGTGGCGCTGGCGGCCAACGCGCTGGCGCTCGCCGGTGACACCGCCGAGTCCCGGACGCTGATGGGCCGGCTCGCGTCCCTGCAGGGGAAGGACGGCGTGGTGGGCGGCGCGACGCAGTCCATCGTGGGCAGCTCGGGGGAGACGCTGGCCATCGAGACCACCGCACTGGCGGCGCTGGCGTGGATGCGCGAGCCCTCCCACGCGGGGAACGTGGAGCGCGCGATGAAGTTCCTCGCGGAGTCCAGTGACGGTGGCCGCTACGGGGCGACGCAGAGCACGGTGCTCGCGCTGCGCGCCATCATCGCCTACGACAAGACGCGCGCGTCGAAGCTCACCCCGGGCCTGGTGCGCGTCTACGTGGAGGGCCGTCCGGTGGGCGAGCCGGTGCGCTTCGACGGCGCCTCCCAGGAGGCCCTCAAGCTGCCCGACGTGAGCGCGCTGCTGGGTGCGGGCGAGCGCCGCGTGGAGCTGCGGATGGAGGGCGGCGCGGAGCTGCCGTACTCGGTGGAGGTCACCTACAGCGCGCTCGTGCCGGACAGCTCCAAGGACACGCAGGTGGCGCTGGAGGTGGCGCTGGCGAAGACGGACCTCACCGAGGGCGAGCCCACCGAGGCGCGGGTGGTGATGACCAACCGCACGGGCCAGCGGCTGCCCACGGCGGTGGCCATCTTCGGCGTACCGGGCGGGCTGGAGGTGCGGCACGACCAGCTCAAGGAGCTGGTGAAGCGGCAGGTGGTGGATGCCTACGAGGTGCTCGGGCGCGACGTCGTCCTGTACTGGCGCGGCATGGAGCCCCACAAGCGCATCGACGTGCCGCTGTCCCTGGTGGCCGCGGTGCCCGGCACGTACACGGGCCCGGCCAGCCGCGCGTACCTGTACTACGCGGACGAGCACAAGACGTGGAGCCAGGGCGTGAAGGTCTCCATCGCCCCGAAGCCGTAG
- a CDS encoding DinB family protein — protein MSDEARGYLLRQFETAWALTGYHLDGLTTEECLWRPARQGLHVQSLPDGTWRADWPEHEGYDLGPSSIAWLTWHLGFWWSMVLDHSFGGGTLSRESVLWPGDADGVRAWIGQLKGQWQEVLERLTDEDLRSPQRTRWPFQDRPFGDVVAWANVELTKSAAELGYARFLYAVSAR, from the coding sequence ATGTCCGACGAAGCCCGTGGCTACCTGCTCCGACAGTTTGAAACAGCGTGGGCCCTCACCGGGTATCACCTCGATGGACTGACGACCGAGGAGTGCCTGTGGCGCCCGGCCCGCCAAGGATTGCACGTGCAGTCGCTTCCGGACGGAACGTGGCGCGCCGACTGGCCAGAGCACGAAGGCTACGACCTCGGTCCCTCCAGCATCGCGTGGCTGACGTGGCACCTCGGCTTCTGGTGGTCCATGGTGCTCGACCACTCCTTTGGAGGAGGGACCCTCTCCCGAGAGAGCGTGCTGTGGCCCGGCGATGCCGACGGCGTCCGCGCGTGGATTGGCCAGCTCAAGGGCCAGTGGCAGGAGGTCCTCGAAAGACTCACGGACGAAGACCTGCGCTCGCCGCAACGAACACGCTGGCCCTTCCAGGACCGTCCGTTCGGTGACGTCGTCGCCTGGGCCAATGTCGAGCTGACCAAGAGCGCCGCCGAGCTTGGCTACGCACGCTTCCTCTACGCCGTCAGCGCCCGCTGA
- a CDS encoding zinc ribbon domain-containing protein YjdM yields MSPLPPCPKCGSAYTYEDGSLCVCPECAHEWSKDAAAAVVEAKREVRDAYGNLLQDGDSVTVIKDLKVKGASAVVKVGTKVRNIRLVDGDHDIDCKIDGIGAMGLKSEFVKKA; encoded by the coding sequence ATGAGCCCCCTGCCCCCCTGCCCGAAATGCGGCTCCGCCTATACCTATGAAGACGGCAGCCTCTGCGTCTGTCCGGAGTGCGCGCATGAATGGTCGAAGGACGCTGCCGCCGCGGTCGTTGAAGCGAAGCGCGAAGTGCGCGACGCCTACGGCAACCTGCTCCAGGACGGCGACAGCGTCACGGTGATCAAGGACCTGAAGGTCAAGGGCGCGTCGGCGGTGGTCAAGGTCGGCACCAAGGTCCGGAACATCCGCCTCGTCGACGGCGACCACGACATCGACTGCAAGATCGACGGCATTGGCGCGATGGGGCTCAAGTCGGAGTTCGTGAAGAAGGCATAG
- a CDS encoding alpha/beta hydrolase family protein produces the protein MSSMWVLETPQPPPDARIAYGEAPQQFTELRKPKGKGPHPVVLFVHGGFWRAEYGLEHAGHLCADLTKRGFATWSVEYRRVGHDGGGFPGTLEDVASAADHLVDAAPSLGLDLTRVVAMGHSAGGHLAMWLAARHRLTARQPLHRDAPLKLKGVVSLAGVVDLARGAALDLGKGIVKTFMGGTPEQVPERYAVASPAALQPLKLPQVLLHGTEDDTVPLELSEGFHARGVQLKEPVHLVPLKGAGHFELIDPRSKEWPRVVQAVRNLR, from the coding sequence ATGAGCTCCATGTGGGTCCTGGAAACGCCCCAGCCGCCGCCCGACGCGCGCATCGCCTACGGCGAGGCACCGCAGCAGTTCACCGAGCTGCGCAAGCCCAAGGGCAAGGGCCCCCACCCGGTGGTGCTCTTCGTCCACGGCGGCTTCTGGCGCGCGGAGTACGGCCTGGAGCACGCGGGCCACCTGTGCGCGGACCTGACGAAGCGCGGCTTCGCGACGTGGAGCGTGGAGTACCGCCGCGTGGGCCATGACGGTGGCGGCTTCCCCGGCACGCTGGAGGACGTCGCCTCCGCGGCGGATCATCTGGTGGACGCCGCGCCCTCGCTGGGCCTGGACCTGACGCGCGTGGTGGCGATGGGGCACTCGGCTGGCGGCCACCTGGCGATGTGGCTGGCCGCGCGCCACCGCCTCACCGCCCGGCAGCCGCTCCACCGCGACGCCCCGCTCAAGCTGAAGGGCGTGGTGTCCCTGGCGGGCGTGGTGGACCTGGCGCGCGGCGCGGCGCTGGACCTGGGCAAGGGCATCGTGAAGACCTTCATGGGCGGCACCCCGGAGCAGGTGCCCGAGCGCTACGCCGTCGCGTCCCCCGCCGCGCTCCAGCCGCTGAAGCTGCCGCAGGTGCTGCTGCACGGCACGGAGGATGACACCGTGCCGCTCGAACTCAGCGAGGGCTTCCACGCCCGGGGCGTCCAGTTGAAGGAGCCGGTGCACCTGGTGCCGCTGAAGGGCGCGGGCCACTTCGAGCTCATCGACCCGCGCTCCAAGGAGTGGCCCCGCGTGGTGCAGGCCGTGCGGAACCTGCGCTGA
- a CDS encoding DUF1206 domain-containing protein has translation MATMDVMRGPGMERLSRGAKDAASHPWAKKLGRMGYAAKGAVYAIIGVLALKLAAGEGGRATDSHGAVSTVAQGPFGIVLLSVLVVGLLGFVVWRFAQAFADTEDKGSDAKGLATRAMYFLSGAIYASLALFALKTVVGASQGRGKGTQGWTATLMEQPFGRVLVALVGLGILGFAVKQFHKAWKGKFLEKLTLTGLAARQRHWVERVSRFGIAARGVVFCVMGIFLVRSAVDANPGEAKGLAEALSVVARQPAGDVLLGVVAAGLVAYAAYLFLQARFREL, from the coding sequence ATGGCGACGATGGACGTGATGCGTGGGCCGGGGATGGAGCGGCTGTCGCGCGGGGCGAAGGACGCCGCGAGCCACCCCTGGGCGAAGAAGCTGGGACGGATGGGCTACGCGGCGAAGGGCGCCGTCTACGCCATCATTGGCGTGCTGGCGCTGAAGCTGGCGGCGGGGGAGGGCGGCCGCGCCACGGACAGCCATGGCGCGGTGAGCACCGTGGCGCAGGGGCCCTTCGGCATCGTGCTGCTGTCGGTGTTGGTGGTGGGCCTGCTGGGCTTCGTCGTCTGGCGCTTCGCCCAGGCCTTCGCGGACACGGAGGACAAGGGCTCCGACGCCAAGGGGCTCGCCACGCGCGCCATGTACTTCCTGAGCGGCGCCATCTACGCGTCGCTGGCCCTCTTCGCGCTGAAGACCGTGGTGGGCGCCTCCCAGGGCCGGGGCAAGGGGACCCAGGGCTGGACGGCGACGCTCATGGAGCAGCCCTTCGGCCGCGTCCTGGTGGCGCTGGTGGGCCTGGGCATCCTGGGCTTCGCGGTGAAGCAGTTCCACAAGGCGTGGAAGGGGAAGTTCCTGGAGAAGCTCACGCTCACCGGGCTGGCGGCGCGCCAGCGTCACTGGGTGGAGCGGGTGTCGCGCTTCGGCATCGCCGCGCGCGGCGTCGTGTTCTGCGTCATGGGCATCTTCCTGGTCCGCTCCGCCGTGGACGCGAACCCGGGAGAGGCCAAGGGCCTCGCGGAGGCCCTCAGCGTCGTCGCCCGCCAACCCGCGGGCGACGTGCTCCTGGGGGTGGTGGCGGCGGGCCTGGTGGCCTACGCCGCCTACCTGTTCCTCCAGGCCCGCTTCAGGGAACTCTAG
- a CDS encoding glutamine synthetase family protein, giving the protein MEQKPLRDFLEIPYDELEELNLRVKEQRVQRVSPEKMRDERIKYLTDEKRIKAITVCFTDLEGRLHMLDYDKKFLLKSADNLTFDGSSIRGFSAQAESDLRLNIDWGAFYWLPSDIFGPGKVLAFSEVLERDGTPYHSDMRGQLKRATEALYQKDGIVFHAAPEIEGFLFKNRDAERHYHEEGKFEFISIGGYYHALPGDALRTFIDKAAEAQRAMGFQNEKDHPEVAPSQFEMNFSYSEAIIAADQIQLYKLLCRQVAAQLGLTASFLPKPVTGVNGNGMHINMSLSKNNKNLFHDKAGQDGLSQMGWDFIDRILTNANDICLVLNSSVNSYRRLDPHYEAPNQIKASANNRGAMVRIPFGNERSARVECRSVAPDANPYMVLYTLMKTGLEGPQPQEDAETKRSRTRFLPDNIYDAVRFFKGSQFIAQTLGESVQGKYAELKVGSADRCPKQLGTRVKEAEIQFHHEVTNQYLWNLF; this is encoded by the coding sequence ATGGAGCAGAAGCCGCTGCGGGACTTCCTTGAGATTCCCTACGACGAGCTGGAGGAGCTCAACCTCCGGGTGAAGGAACAGCGCGTCCAGCGCGTGTCGCCGGAGAAGATGCGTGACGAGCGCATCAAGTACCTGACCGACGAGAAGCGCATCAAGGCCATCACCGTGTGCTTCACCGACCTGGAAGGTCGGCTGCACATGCTGGACTACGACAAGAAGTTCCTGCTCAAGAGCGCGGACAACCTCACCTTCGACGGCTCCTCCATCCGCGGCTTCTCCGCGCAGGCGGAGAGCGACCTGCGCCTGAACATCGACTGGGGCGCGTTCTACTGGCTGCCCTCGGACATCTTCGGGCCGGGCAAGGTGCTGGCGTTCAGCGAGGTGCTGGAGCGCGACGGCACGCCGTACCACTCCGACATGCGCGGCCAGCTCAAGCGCGCCACGGAGGCGCTGTACCAGAAGGACGGCATCGTGTTCCACGCGGCGCCGGAGATTGAAGGCTTCCTCTTCAAGAACCGTGACGCCGAGCGCCACTACCACGAGGAAGGCAAGTTCGAGTTCATCTCCATCGGCGGCTACTACCACGCGCTGCCGGGCGACGCGCTCCGCACCTTCATCGACAAGGCCGCCGAAGCGCAGCGCGCCATGGGCTTCCAGAACGAGAAGGACCACCCGGAGGTCGCGCCCAGCCAGTTCGAGATGAACTTCTCGTACAGCGAGGCCATCATCGCCGCTGATCAGATCCAGCTCTACAAGCTCCTGTGCCGCCAGGTGGCCGCGCAGCTGGGCCTCACCGCCAGCTTCCTGCCCAAGCCCGTCACCGGCGTGAACGGCAACGGCATGCACATCAACATGTCGCTGTCGAAGAACAACAAGAACCTGTTCCACGACAAGGCGGGCCAGGACGGCCTGTCGCAGATGGGGTGGGACTTCATCGACCGCATCCTCACCAACGCCAACGACATCTGCCTCGTCCTCAACTCCAGCGTGAACTCCTACCGCCGGTTGGATCCGCACTATGAGGCGCCCAACCAGATCAAGGCCTCCGCGAACAACCGCGGCGCCATGGTGCGCATCCCGTTCGGCAACGAGCGCAGCGCGCGCGTCGAGTGCCGTTCGGTGGCGCCGGACGCCAACCCGTACATGGTGCTCTACACGCTCATGAAGACGGGCCTGGAGGGGCCGCAGCCGCAGGAGGACGCGGAGACCAAGCGCAGCCGCACGCGCTTCCTGCCGGACAACATCTACGACGCCGTCCGCTTCTTCAAGGGCAGCCAGTTCATCGCCCAGACGCTGGGCGAGTCGGTGCAGGGCAAGTACGCGGAGCTGAAGGTCGGCTCCGCGGACCGCTGCCCCAAGCAGCTGGGCACCCGCGTGAAGGAAGCGGAGATCCAGTTCCACCACGAGGTCACCAACCAGTACCTCTGGAACCTCTTCTAG